Proteins encoded together in one Vanessa tameamea isolate UH-Manoa-2023 chromosome 28, ilVanTame1 primary haplotype, whole genome shotgun sequence window:
- the Sifa gene encoding neuropeptide IMFamide encodes MIALMRLTFALTLVAVLFCLIDLSEANYKNAPMNGIMFGKRGPSEYDSRVKTLTALCEIATEACQTWFPSQENK; translated from the exons atgATCGCATTGATGAGGCTCACCTTCGCTTTAACTCTTGTAGCAGTACTATTTTGCTTAATAGATTTGAGTGAAGCTAATTATAAAAACGCCCCCATGAATGGAATCATGTTTGGAAAGAGAGGACCCTcag AATACGATTCCAGAGTCAAAACGCTGACAGCTCTATGTGAGATTGCAACAGAAGCCTGCCAGACGTGGTTCCCATCGCaagaaaataaatag
- the LOC113391846 gene encoding probable inactive tRNA-specific adenosine deaminase-like protein 3 isoform X1, whose protein sequence is MEIGPPVKKLKHSGSYCETSTDIFDRYIQLIDNKKNLKAVLSDEFDSPLKLVKVFVGHIKDVKNISKTILALNQKIPLKELQHLKRVRRQDVILCPTNFFNDTSSIQDFIECYVPELKHVFEYFKQVEVPLNPPKIDRHFQETKRIWSCNFHPNKYLEKLTGDEFFPPYDLKNHRLFMKVVFEVAKFYSIKYNIDSIDSTFKNINATIVVDPNLQTIVALSFDNRQAHPVQHSAMLAIDNVAKTQDGGVWNSKENNNEYVGVPEDVLPYLKEKFPSLKYYQKEYKNVLEDKIKSKEGPYLCTGYYIYMLREPCVMCSMALVHSRVQRVFFCIGNDECGALKSKTKLQTIASLNHHFEVFTDFL, encoded by the coding sequence ATGGAAATCGGACCACCAGtgaagaaattaaaacattcaggCAGCTACTGTGAAACTTCCACTGATATCTTCGACAGATATATACAATTGATTGATaacaagaaaaatttaaaagcagTTCTCAGTGATGAGTTTGATTCACCACTGAAGTTGGTTAAAGTATTTGTTGGTCATATAAAAGAtgtgaaaaatatatcaaaaacaattCTAGCATTGAATCAAAAGATTCCATTGAAGGAATTGCAACATTTGAAGAGAGTGCGACGGCAAGATGTGATTTTGTGTCCGACAAATTTCTTTAATGACACATCCTCGATACAAGATTTTATTGAGTGTTACGTGCCTGAGTTGAAACATGTGtttgaatatttcaaacaaGTCGAAGTGCCTTTAAATCCTCCTAAAATCGACAGACATTTTCAAGAAACTAAACGTATCTGGTCGTGCAACTTTCATCCCAATAAATACTTGGAAAAACTGACAGGAGATGAATTCTTTCCCccatatgatttaaaaaatcacagATTATTCATGAAAGTAGTTTTCGAAGttgcaaaattttattcaattaagtataACATTGATTCTATTGacagtacatttaaaaatataaatgcaacgATTGTCGTTGATCCGAATTTGCAGACCATTGTTGCTTTGTCTTTTGATAATAGACAAGCCCATCCTGTACAGCATTCAGCAATGCTTGCCATAGACAACGTGGCAAAGACACAAGATGGTGGTGTGTGGAATTCAAAGgaaaataacaatgaatatgTTGGTGTACCAGAAGATGTGTTgccatatttaaaagaaaaatttccatctttgaaatattatcaaaaagagTATAAGAATGTTCTGGaagataaaatcaaatcaaaggaAGGGCCCTATTTATGCActggttattatatatatatgttaagggAACCATGTGTGATGTGTTCAATGGCGTTGGTGCATTCTCGGGTTCAGCGCGTGTTTTTCTGCATCGGCAATGATGAATGTGGAGCTTTGAAAAGTAAAACTAAACTGCAGACTATTGCATCGTTGAATCACCATTTTGAGGTGTTTacagattttttatag
- the LOC113391846 gene encoding uncharacterized protein LOC113391846 isoform X2, whose product MEAILNFLRTYLIGNRFTTKTFPGLVPHIQYHICRSSTNMLLKIENQLLQRHRQRETTGIKKLYNSFFVLF is encoded by the coding sequence ATGGAGGCCATTCTAAACTTCCTGCGAACGTATTTAATCGGCAATCGCTTCACGACAAAAACGTTTCCAGGGCTCGTGCCCCACATACAGTATCATATCTGCCGTTCCAGCACCAACATGCTATTGAAAATCGAAAACCAACTTCTGCAACGGCATCGTCAAAGAGAGACAACTGGTATCAAGAAGCTGTATAATTCATTCTTCGTTCTCTTCTAA